AAGAGGTATTTCTAGAAAACACGCTGTTGCAAAATAATGACAACGTTGCTCCGGTAATACCGTTTAATTCAAAATATCGTCTCGCGCTAGCTGATATTTGTGATGGATTAAAGCAGTGGCGTATTTGGTTGTTACTTGCCTGGCAAGAGGTTAAGCTTCGCTATCGTCGTTCAACTTTAGGTCCTTTTTGGATCACGCTCAGTATGGCCATTACGATCTATACCATGGGATTGTTATATGGGCACTTGTTTAAAATGGATTTATCTCAATATTACCCTTTTTTGGCCTGCGGTATTTTAGGCTGGGGTCTTATTTCATCTTTACTGACAGAAAGTACCAATATATTTGTTGAGTCAGAGCAGTTTATTAAGCAAATAAAGCAACCTTATTCCCTGTTTATTTTTAAAAATGTAACGCGATCATTCATTATTTTTTTGCATCACATCATTATCCTTGTTCCTATCTTCATTTTCTTTAATGTTAAAATTAATGTTTATTCCCTATTTTTTTTATTCAGCTTAACCGTCATTTGGCTCAATGCAGTGACTTATGGTGTGATGTTAGCTATCTTAGGCACCCGTTTTAGGGATATTGTGCAATTAGTGAATAGCTTGATACAAGTCATCTTTTTTTTGACACCTATTATTTGGTTGCCAAGTGTATTACCCGATCGGTATCAGTATATTATTCAACTCAATCCTTTCGCACAATTTATGGAATTATTGCGGAACCCTCTATTAGGTAGCCTTCCTTCACACTATACGCTCTTTTTCACGCTATTTATAACCTTACTCGGTTTAAGTGCAGCGTTTATGCTCTTTGCGCGTTGCCGCGCTAGAATTGCTTATTGGCTATAAAAAGGATAAAAAATGGCCGTTATACAATTAGATTCCGTCTCAGTTAACTTTCCCATCTATAATCTCAATACACGTTCTTTAAAAAAGAAATTTTTGCGTCTAAGTACAGGCGGTTTTTTAAATACAGAAGAAAAAGTTGTTGTAGTCAAAGCCTTAGATAAGGTGACATTTAAATTGAACCATGGCGATCGTGTAGGCCTTATCGGTCATAATGGTGCCGGAAAAAGTACTTTATTACGCGTATTAGCCGGCATTTATGAACCAATCCAAGGTCGTTTCCGTTCTGAAGGAAAAGTTTCATCCTTATTAAATATCATGCTAGGTATTAATCATGAATCTAGTGGTTATGAAAATATCATGGTCAGGGGATTATTATTAGGCCTGACACGCAAAGAAATTCGCATTAAATTAAATGAAATTGCTGAGTTTACCGAGTTAGGCGATTATTTATTTGCACCTGTGCGCACTTATTCGGCAGGCATGCAATTACGCTTAGCGTTTGCCGTTGCTACCTGTATTAAACCCGATATTTTACTCATGGATGAAATGATCGAGGTCGGTGATGCTAATTTTGTAAAAAAGGCGCAGCAGCGTTTGGGAGAGTTTATTAATAAGTCAAGTATATTAGTCTTAGCTTCCCACTCAAATGAAACGATTAAAAGACTTTGTAATAAGGTGGTTTTATTAGAAAAAGGATGTGTTAAATATTTCGGGCCAGTGGAAGAGGGGTTTGAGAAATATAATCAACCTAAGCCATTTTAGGCTTTCAAGTTCGATCAGCATAGAAACGGATAAAATCAAGTTTTTATAAGGTTCCTGGTAGAAAAGTAATCTTTCAACGATGTCCAAGGTTAAATGGAGTTAGTATAGATGTTGAATAAGAAAATCTGGTTTTCTGTCATAGAAATTTTGGTTTTATTATTTATTCTTTTTTGTGTTTCATCATCCTATTTAAGTCAAGAAGCAATAGGCCTGCATTATAATGCTGATATGCTTTATCTTCCCATTGTATTTCAGGATTTATTTCATAATGGTGGCCATTATGTGGATTGGAGCTTAGCGCCAATACCGTATTTTTTCCCTGATTGGATTATTTTTTTTATCGCTTTTATCTTTACTAAGCAGGTATATTTTCAACTACTGGTAGTCGCTTGTCTAAATATATTATTACTTTATTTGTCTATAAGATTAATTTACCAGGCACTTTTTTCTAGTAATAAGGCAGCGCTGTTTGCTTTAATGTCTATTAGTATTTTTACCTTTCTTTCTATCAAATATATCCAGCCTTTCGAGGCGGTTCTTTTACCCAATATTCATGTTGGTGGTTTTACGGTAGGTCTTTTTTATATTTGGATTCAGATTAAATTACTGGCTAAAAAACAAATAAGTCAGTGTAGCACCTGGCTTTTTTTTGCAGTGCTTATTTGTTTTGCTACTGGTATGTCTGATTTACTGTATATTCTTCAATTTACCGTGCCGGTTTTTTTTGGTGTATTGCTTTTTGCTCTTAAAAAGAAAAGTAAATTATCAGCAAGTATTTCTATTCGCTTTATTACCACTCCTGTTTTCTCTGTTAGGAGAGTGGTTGATAAAGTACATCGTGCATCGATCCACTTTGTGGAATTACTTACTAGGGTTTCCTTCCATTAATAAGTTTTCTTTACTATCAATAAAAGAAGATTTTTCCTTATTTATAGTACATTTTTTAAGAACCGTATCGCCTTTTATTTGCTTAGTTTTTTGATTTTTTATGTAAGTATTTTTATTGTTTCCTTGTGTTATTTTGTTTATGTATATTTGATTATTGAAACACAGAGTTTTTTTATATCAATAGTATAAAATTGCTTATATATAGCGCTTGTATTTAAAAATGGGAAAAATAATGAAGGGTGGTATACCCGCTTACATGGCGGGCGAAAGCCACGCTTTTGCTCTACCATTCAGGGATAGAATCGCGATTCTCCCCTTGATAATCCCTATCTAAACCACACTTAGGTCAAATTTTTGATAAAGCAGTGTAAGCCTATGCTTAAGAAGTATTTAGCAATCAATTAATGGTTGATCGAATACGAGTACTGTATGAGAAAATTTTAAATTAAGACTAAGATAAGCGTTATACAAATTTATCAAATGGTTAAACGTTGATTTTTGTACCTGCAGCACATACAATACGACTATTTTTTATCGTGATGAATAGGGAAGATACCTAAGGAAAGTCCCATAATTTATTTATGCTTCCAAATTATTAATTGAGCTTCGATTAGTAATTTACTTTCCGAATAAAGTAGGTGTGCAATAAAGTTGCTGAGTTTACCGAGTTAGGCGATTATTTACTTACATCGATTCGTATTTATTTAGCACTCTTAGCTATTGCTATCTGTATAAAACCAGATACCGTATTTGATGGACGAAATGATTGAAGTAGGTTAACTACTTTTTAAAAAGGATCAAGATCATTTGTATAAACTTATTCAACAATCAAGAATTTTAGTTTCATATCTAAATGAAACAGTAAAAAATTTTCAATAAAGTAATTTTATTGAAAAAAAAATATTGTTAAATAGTTTAAACCTAAAAAATATATAATTTTATAGAAATTATATAAGTAAAAATGCATAAATAATTTGAAAATTTTTATCCATATAAAATAAAGGAATGAAATGTTAAAGTTAATTAAAAGATTTTTTAACCATTTTCCGCGTTTAATACATTTAAAGTTATTATTAACTAATAAATGGGAAATAGCTAAGAATGTTTTCATGATATACAAGCTTTTAAAAAAGATTGAATATTATCAACCATTATATAATTTTAATATTTTTTCTAAAAAAAATCCGCAGCGTAAGTGTATTGATCGAGCTGATACTATTTATAAGGAGATAGTATCGTGGGGAAATAATTCACGCATTTTAGATATTGGTTGTAGTTTAGGGTATTTTTCTTTCTTTTTTGCAGAAAGAAATTTTTTAGTTAATGGAGTGGATTATCATTCTGATAATATTAAGCTGTGTAATAGCTTAAAATGTTTTAACTCAAAAAACGCCACTTTTTCAACAGAAAATTTTTCTGAGTCTTATATTAATAATTTAAACTGTATGCAGTATGATATAGCATTTATTTTCAGTGTGCTGCACCATATTATACATGAGAAAGGATTGTATTATGTTAAGAATTTAATAAATAAATTGCTAGATAAGATCCCGGTATTATTCGTAGAACTTGCTGTTTCAAGAGAAGAAGTTTCTACTGTTTGGATAAATAGTTTACCTGAAAATGAGTTAGCAATTTTCGATTTAGAAAGAGTTGATATTACGCTTATGGGTTATTTTCCTACCCATCTATCTTCTGTTTTACGGCGGTTATATATGGTAAAGAATAAAGTAATTTCTTTAGGAGGTATAGCGTGTAACTTTGTTGGTTTTCGAACATTAGCTTATGAAAAAGCACCTAATTTATGTAGAAAGTATTATGATTGTGGCGATATATTCGTCAAACAATATTTATTAGATAATGATATTAATAATTTAGAAAATATTATAAGAGAAATAGGTGTTTATAATAGTTTACCAAAGAATTCATATATTCCTACGCTAATAAATCATAAAATAAATCATAAAACGGTTGAAATGTTTTTTTTAAAATATCCAGGATATCCTCTTTTTGATTGGTTTATTAAAGGAAAGAAAGTTTTAAATCATGAAATTTTTAAATCGCTTATCGAGTCATTATCATTTTTATTAGACCAAGGCCTATATCATAATGATATTCGTCTATGGAATATTTTATTTGATGGAAAGAAATCTTATTTGATTGATCTTAGTGAAGCTAATTCTTATGAAGTAGAAAGCACTAAAATTTCTTTACAGTGGATAATAAAAGAAATGCATTATTTTACCTGCTATCGAATGCTATATCCTATCTGTGAGGCTCCAAAATTTGATATAAGCATTCTTTCAGATGAATTCAAATTCTTTTACCAACTTTTATCTAGCTCGAGAGATCTTCGTGTTATTTTTGATAATATATTAAATTATGATTGCATTAATGTTTAACTTTTAACATTAATATTATTTACATGACTTCAATATTTGGAAATGGAAAAATAAATTTTCCACCTTTAGATAAATATTCTTGTTCTCTTCGAATAATTTCTGTTTTAAAGTGCCAAGGAAGAACAAGAAAATAGTCTGGATTCATTGCCTTAGCTTCAGCTTCTGAAATAATAGGAATATGCGTTCCTGGCGTTAAGCGACCAAATTTTTCATCATTGACTTCAGCAATAGCTGGAATTTCATTGGTAGTTAGACCGCAAAACTGAAGTAAAACATTACCTTTTGTAGAGGCACCATAACCTAAAATTCGTTTTCCATCGCTAACTAAAAGTTGTATAAAGTTTTTTAATTCATTTCTATGAGCATAAGCGCGCTCTTTAAAAAGTTGATAAGGTTTTACTGTTGATAGTTCCATTAATTCTTCTTGTCTTAAAAGCCAGTTTATTACAGAATAATTAGGTTTAATAGGATTACTAACTTTAGTTGCTATAATAGAAAAACTGCCTCCATTAATGTCATTCATAGTAACATCGACTAGTTTTAAATTAGCTGACTTTAAAATATCGTTAATTACGGCTAAAGAATAATACTCTAAATGCTCATGACAGATAGTATCGTAACTATTTAACCTAAGCATTGCAGGCATATAGCTTTGTTCAAGATGCCAAATACCATTATCATCTAGAATTGATTCAATTTCTTTGGCAAATTGAATTGGGCTTTCGAGATCATAAAACATTGCAATTGAAGTGATTATAGTAGCAAGCTGAGATGTCACTGAAAAATAAGATTCTGCATTAAAAAAATTTGCTACTAATTTGATATCTTTTGAGTAAAAAGAATGAAATTTTTCTCCTGTTGGATCAATACCAATGCGTTCAATATTCGGTGTTGAATAAGCATGTAATAAAGTGCAATCATTGCTTCCAATATCTAAAACAGTATTATCAGCATCTAACTTCACAAATTTTTCTAAATAATGAACTTTACGAGTTAAGTGTTCTATCATTGATCGATTAAGGCTTGAACGATAACCATAATTACTTCCATACATATCTGTAGGTTTACATGAATGATTTAATTGTAAAAGTCCACTACTAGGAGACCATACTAATTCTAAAGGTGCAACAGCTATATCTTCTGTTTTGGTTGCTGGAAAAATACCTGTTAAGGCTTGATTTCCTAAGTTTAATACGCTAATTAAATTTTTATCACCTGAAATCCTACAAGCATCAATTGATTTGTATGTTTCCAATTTTATTCTCCAGAAATAATTTTATGTTAAACAAGCTTTCATAAAGCCACTTGAAAATTTTTCATAAGAAAAATATTTTTTGATATATTCTTTCGCTATTTTTTGATTACTTAAAACTTTTTCTCTATTATCCATTGTATAAAGCACTGCTTCAGAAAATTTTTTACAGTTACCAATATCAATTAATTGTAATGAGTTAGAAATTTCTCCTAATTCTTGTGTAATTTGCGGAATACGTGCCGCTATAATTGGTGTTTCAAGATATAATGCTTCAGTAATTTGCGTAGGAAAATTTCCTTCATTTTCAGAAGTAAATAGAAGCGCTGCTGCTTTTTTATATACATGCGATAACATATGATCTGGTAATTGAGGTAAATGAATGATATAGCGGTTTGAAGTAACTGATTTAAGCGGAGTTGTTAGTACCCCATAAATACATTTTTTTTCCCCTTTTTCTCTTAAGTAATTATTAATTAAGAATACTGTTTGTGTGAAATCACTTAAACGTTTAGAAGGTCTATCACGTGTTGGATAAAAAACAAATAGAGAGGGTAATTCTATATTATTATCAAGTAAAAATTTTTTTTTAGCGTGTTCTTTTTCTTTATTGAGATAAGGGAGTGGAAATACATGAATTTTTTCCTTTTTTACCTGTAGATAGGTATTTGGAAGATAATTTTTAGTTACTTGAGAGTTAGTAAAAATAGTTTTAGCCTTTTTAGCTATTATTTTTCCAATTATTTTATATACCCAGCGATCTCCCATTTCTCTGTAGTTTGGATAAAAATGCGGTAAATAATCAGGTAAATATAAATAAATATTTTTTTTACTAAATATATATTCAGGAAATAAAAAATAATGTGGTATTATAATTTTTTTGATAGAAGTATCATGATTTAATTTATATACATACGGTAGGGAATATATATATTCAAATATTTTCCTTATAGTAATGATAATGCCGACGGTGATTTTAAATAATTTGAGATAATTTCTATTATCTATTGTCTTACTAATTTTATTTTCTAATTTTTCTAAAAATGGAAGTTTATTTTCAATGATGAGTATCTTTATATTTGATATGTTTTTTACGTGCTCAGAAATAAACCCATGTATTTTTCCAAAGGAATCTCGAGCACTGGTGATGATTATGTTATGATTTTTATTGGCTAATTCTTCTGTTAAGAGTCGTGTGACACGTGCAATCCCTTCTGAACAATGATAGCTTTGGTTTGTCTTATGAATAAAGGGTCCAAATTTATGAAAGGGTATTAATATAGATTTGTCATTAGGTTGAGTAGATTTTAATTTTATAAAATTATTCTTTTTTGGTTTATAAATGATACTTTTTAAGGAATTGTCTTTTTTAGTTAATGCTGTTTCTATGGCCTTGTCAAAAATAGGCCAAACATAGCTAGGATCATAGAGCATTCTAACGCTTTCCTGGCTGGCTATGATTTCCTGTATTAGAATGTTATCACCTTTTTGTATCTGCTTAGCTAATTTAGCAAGTTGATTGATATCTTTAGCTTCGCCAGGCGTTGATGTGTTAAAAGAGTTTGCTAATAAAGATCCTTTTAAAAAAATAACAGGGCCACCTAATGTCATAAATTCAATAGGAGGTAAATAGCAAACGCTAGGATCGGAATAATGATATATGAAACCTCGTAATCTTATGAAATGGTTTAACTGTTCATTTCGATTCAATGTCCCCATAACCTGTGGATCAGAAACAGGTATAATTTGAATACCAAATACTTTATAATTAGGATCGGAAAAGTGACGTTTTATCTGTTGGTAATGTTGATGATAATAAAGGTTGTCAAGCGCTCTAGGACACATCATTCCCATCGTATTTAATTCAGTCTTGAATCTCCAGGTGTCTTTTTTTTCTATAATATCATCTGCTAAACAATAGGGGATACTTTGAGGGGATAGCTGTTGTAACCAATGATCTTCAGGTAAAAGAGCTACATTACTATGAGGATATAACCAAAAATCTTCATGTTCTGATATGAGATCAATAATGTGATTGTTGATCATATATTGTGATAGGTTATAGTTTTGCCCATAAATTCGATAGATCACTTTCCCATGATATACGTCGAGTATATTTTTTAACCAATCCGGATTAATAGTAACGATAACAGTTCCAAAATATTCGTTAAGAATTTCTGCAGCTTGTTTTGGTATAGAAGTATAGAAGAAATTAGTGTTAGAAAGGATAGAAATTGCTTCTTTGGGAAGGGAGCTAGGAGCCTGCTTCCAGTCCATAGCAGCTGATTGGTCTATAGTCGTGCTTAAATAAGGTGGATTAAATACTTCATAGCCTAATATCCTAAGCCGATTGAGCTCAGTTTTTATAAGTAATTTGTGTGCACCTAACCAGAATATACGTTTGTTCTTTAAATTAACCATATTTAAGGAAGTTTTTCCAATGAGATCTAAACGAGGGGTATCTATGTACATA
This is a stretch of genomic DNA from Candidatus Rickettsiella viridis. It encodes these proteins:
- a CDS encoding ABC transporter permease, yielding MDGINEEVFLENTLLQNNDNVAPVIPFNSKYRLALADICDGLKQWRIWLLLAWQEVKLRYRRSTLGPFWITLSMAITIYTMGLLYGHLFKMDLSQYYPFLACGILGWGLISSLLTESTNIFVESEQFIKQIKQPYSLFIFKNVTRSFIIFLHHIIILVPIFIFFNVKINVYSLFFLFSLTVIWLNAVTYGVMLAILGTRFRDIVQLVNSLIQVIFFLTPIIWLPSVLPDRYQYIIQLNPFAQFMELLRNPLLGSLPSHYTLFFTLFITLLGLSAAFMLFARCRARIAYWL
- a CDS encoding ABC transporter ATP-binding protein, which encodes MAVIQLDSVSVNFPIYNLNTRSLKKKFLRLSTGGFLNTEEKVVVVKALDKVTFKLNHGDRVGLIGHNGAGKSTLLRVLAGIYEPIQGRFRSEGKVSSLLNIMLGINHESSGYENIMVRGLLLGLTRKEIRIKLNEIAEFTELGDYLFAPVRTYSAGMQLRLAFAVATCIKPDILLMDEMIEVGDANFVKKAQQRLGEFINKSSILVLASHSNETIKRLCNKVVLLEKGCVKYFGPVEEGFEKYNQPKPF
- a CDS encoding methyltransferase domain-containing protein, which gives rise to MLKLIKRFFNHFPRLIHLKLLLTNKWEIAKNVFMIYKLLKKIEYYQPLYNFNIFSKKNPQRKCIDRADTIYKEIVSWGNNSRILDIGCSLGYFSFFFAERNFLVNGVDYHSDNIKLCNSLKCFNSKNATFSTENFSESYINNLNCMQYDIAFIFSVLHHIIHEKGLYYVKNLINKLLDKIPVLFVELAVSREEVSTVWINSLPENELAIFDLERVDITLMGYFPTHLSSVLRRLYMVKNKVISLGGIACNFVGFRTLAYEKAPNLCRKYYDCGDIFVKQYLLDNDINNLENIIREIGVYNSLPKNSYIPTLINHKINHKTVEMFFLKYPGYPLFDWFIKGKKVLNHEIFKSLIESLSFLLDQGLYHNDIRLWNILFDGKKSYLIDLSEANSYEVESTKISLQWIIKEMHYFTCYRMLYPICEAPKFDISILSDEFKFFYQLLSSSRDLRVIFDNILNYDCINV
- a CDS encoding class I SAM-dependent methyltransferase; protein product: METYKSIDACRISGDKNLISVLNLGNQALTGIFPATKTEDIAVAPLELVWSPSSGLLQLNHSCKPTDMYGSNYGYRSSLNRSMIEHLTRKVHYLEKFVKLDADNTVLDIGSNDCTLLHAYSTPNIERIGIDPTGEKFHSFYSKDIKLVANFFNAESYFSVTSQLATIITSIAMFYDLESPIQFAKEIESILDDNGIWHLEQSYMPAMLRLNSYDTICHEHLEYYSLAVINDILKSANLKLVDVTMNDINGGSFSIIATKVSNPIKPNYSVINWLLRQEELMELSTVKPYQLFKERAYAHRNELKNFIQLLVSDGKRILGYGASTKGNVLLQFCGLTTNEIPAIAEVNDEKFGRLTPGTHIPIISEAEAKAMNPDYFLVLPWHFKTEIIRREQEYLSKGGKFIFPFPNIEVM
- a CDS encoding glycosyltransferase, giving the protein MYIDTPRLDLIGKTSLNMVNLKNKRIFWLGAHKLLIKTELNRLRILGYEVFNPPYLSTTIDQSAAMDWKQAPSSLPKEAISILSNTNFFYTSIPKQAAEILNEYFGTVIVTINPDWLKNILDVYHGKVIYRIYGQNYNLSQYMINNHIIDLISEHEDFWLYPHSNVALLPEDHWLQQLSPQSIPYCLADDIIEKKDTWRFKTELNTMGMMCPRALDNLYYHQHYQQIKRHFSDPNYKVFGIQIIPVSDPQVMGTLNRNEQLNHFIRLRGFIYHYSDPSVCYLPPIEFMTLGGPVIFLKGSLLANSFNTSTPGEAKDINQLAKLAKQIQKGDNILIQEIIASQESVRMLYDPSYVWPIFDKAIETALTKKDNSLKSIIYKPKKNNFIKLKSTQPNDKSILIPFHKFGPFIHKTNQSYHCSEGIARVTRLLTEELANKNHNIIITSARDSFGKIHGFISEHVKNISNIKILIIENKLPFLEKLENKISKTIDNRNYLKLFKITVGIIITIRKIFEYIYSLPYVYKLNHDTSIKKIIIPHYFLFPEYIFSKKNIYLYLPDYLPHFYPNYREMGDRWVYKIIGKIIAKKAKTIFTNSQVTKNYLPNTYLQVKKEKIHVFPLPYLNKEKEHAKKKFLLDNNIELPSLFVFYPTRDRPSKRLSDFTQTVFLINNYLREKGEKKCIYGVLTTPLKSVTSNRYIIHLPQLPDHMLSHVYKKAAALLFTSENEGNFPTQITEALYLETPIIAARIPQITQELGEISNSLQLIDIGNCKKFSEAVLYTMDNREKVLSNQKIAKEYIKKYFSYEKFSSGFMKACLT